A part of Papaver somniferum cultivar HN1 unplaced genomic scaffold, ASM357369v1 unplaced-scaffold_118, whole genome shotgun sequence genomic DNA contains:
- the LOC113330462 gene encoding uncharacterized protein LOC113330462 — protein MGSPEFIENTRWIVGNGAKVSLWNDRWIFEEPICKLFPNHPYIALHPHLQVQELIIDNHWCFHEDFLKFFTIDQLPVLKEGEYLLIWGNSHSGVFTVSDAINKIRLHQPKLHWYKKIWNPAVLPSTSAIVWKIARNVCATEDNPRKKGFHFASRCYICHDGEDNIEHILWNCEFSFSPMIKELWIISAYTAMVELWFIRNEIYYDDVKPVLSKIQVRIAKKFHECEVRLKGVMWGTENEKSILQFFNIQVRKIKRTRIIEIFFYLPNENELLLCCDGDARGNPGNAGYGFVVRNHVGAFIFAESGGLGITTNYVAEFISCIKALEWAVEKQSFHLIMQSDSSMCVKALQQ, from the exons ATGGGTTCTCCAGAATTCATTGAAAATACTAGATGGATAGTTGGTAATGGTGCAAAAGTTTCTTTGTGGAATGACAGGTGGAtttttgaggaaccaatatgCAAGCTATTTCCTAATCATCCTTATATTGCCTTGCATCCCCACCTACAAGTCCAAGAATTGATTATTGATAATCATTGGTGCTTTCATGAAGACTTTCTTAAATTCTTTACTATTGATCAATTGCCTGTTCTGAAAGAAGGAGAATACCTGCTTATCTGGGGTAACAGTCATTCTGGGGTTTTCACTGTTTCTGATGCTATCAATAAAATTAGACTGCACCAACCTAAACTACATTGGTATAAAAAGATCTGGAATCCTGCAGTGCTACCTTCAACCTCTGCAATTGTGTGGAAGATTGCTAGAAATGTATGTGCAACTGAAGACAACCCGAGAAAAAAGGGATTTCATTTTGCTTCAAGGTGTTACATTTGTCATGATGGAGAAGACAATATAGAGCATATCTTATGGAATTGTGAATTCAGTTTCAg TCCTATGATTAAAGAGTTATGGATCATTAGTGCTTATACTGCTATGGTTGAATTGTGGTTCATAAGAAATGAAATTTACTATGATGATGTGAAGCCTGTACTATCCAAAATTCAGGTAAGAATtgctaaaaaattccatgaatGTGAAGTTAGGCTGAAAGGTGttatgtggggaactgaaaatGAGAAATCTATCTTACAATTCTTTAACATCcaagtcagaaaaatcaaaagaacaaGAATTATTGAAATCTTTTTTTATCTTCCAAATGAGAATGAATTGCTATTATGCTGTGATGGGGATGCTAGAGGTAATCCGGGCAATGCGGGCTATGGCTTTGTGGTAAGAAATCATGTTGGAGCTTTTATCTTTGCAGAATCTGGTGGTCTGGGGATTACTACTAACTATGTAGCAGAATTCATTTCTTGTATCAAAGCTTTAGAATGGGCAGTTGAGAAACAATCTTTCCATTTAATTATGCAATCTGATTCTAGTATGTGTGTTAAGGCTTTACAACAATAG